Genomic DNA from Corallococcus macrosporus:
CTGTCGCGCCACGACGTGCCGGTATACGCGCAGGCGGAGGAGGTCGCCTTCTCCAGCCAGCTGCGCGGCCTGGGCGGTGACGCGCTGCGGCCCCTGAAGGCCGGGGACCCCGTGCCGGTGGGCGCGCGCACGTTCCAGGCCCTGCACACGCCCGGGCACACGCCGGGGTCGCACTGCCTGCTGGCGGAGGACGCGCTCGTGTCCGGGGACACGGTCTTCATCAACGGGTGCGGCCGGTGCGACTTCCCGGGCGGCAACCCGGAGGACATGTACCGCTCGCTGTCGCAGGTGCTGGCGAAGGTGCCGGACTCCGCGCGGCTGTTCCCCGGCCACGACTACGCGGACGTGCCGGTGGCGCAGATGGAGGCCATCCGGCAGAAGAACCCGTACTTCGGCTTCCCGGACATGGCGTCCTTCGTGGCCTTCCGGATGCGGCCGCGCAAGTAGGGCGCGGCCTTGATGGCTCACACCCGCCGCGCGCGGGCCATGGGCGGCATCTTCACGCCACCCGCCGGCTTCGCGTGCAGGGCCCAGTAGGCGGACACGCCCAGCAGGGCCAGCGACAGCAGCGTCCACAGGGCCGCCCAGACGATGGACGGCACCCACGTCTCGCTGGCGAGGATGGCCGCGTCGCTCTGCGCGCGCACGGCGCTGTTCCACAGGTCGTCCCGCAGGTCGAAGATGACGTAGAGCGCCGTGAAGGCCGCGAGGAACAGGTTGAGCGCGTCCACCAGCCCCGTGGGCAGGAAGCGCGCCCCCAGCCCCATGGCCAGCGCCATGCCCAGGCAGAAGGCCAGGGTGAAGAGGTCCCCCGCGTAGAAGAAGCCCATCACCGCCAGCCACACGGACGCCGCGCCCATCACCGCGCGGCCCAGCCGGAAGCGGAACGTGGCCAGCATCAGCCCCGCGCCCGCCACCGCGCTGCCCAGGTAGCCCGCGGACGACACGAGGATGCGGTTGAAGACGCCGGGCGGCAGGCGGGAGAAGCAACTGCCCCCTTCGTTCACCTGGAGGTGGACCCGGTCCACGGAGCCCCCCACGAGCAGCGTGGCGAGCGCATGCCCCGTCTCATGCATCATCACCACCAACACCTTCACCGGCCACAGCACCGGCGAGTACCAGAAGTACCAGGACGCCCCCATCAGGACGAGGAGCAGCGCCAGCCTTCCGAAATCCAGTGTCGCCCCGCTCGCGGTCCGCATCGCTGGTCCCCTCCTGCCTGGACACCGGAACATCCAAGCGCGTTCCATCTTCCGCGAAAACGCCCGCTCCCGACACCGGAACGGTCGCGCCCGGGCGGCGGACGGAGTAGGGATGGGGGCACCATGAAGAAGACGCTCCTTCTCCTCTCGCTCGTGGCTGCCCCGGCCTTCGCCGGGGAAGGGAAGTGGACCCCGCAGCAGGTGCTGGAATTAAGCCCCGCCTGGCTCAAGGCCCAGGGGCTCCAGCTGCCGCCCAACAAGCTGTGGGACCCCAAGCGCGGCACGGGCCTGCTGGCGGGCACGGTGAACACCGGCGGCTGCTCCGGGTCGTTCATCTCCGCCTCCGGCCTCATCATCACCAACCACCACTGCGCCTTCTCCATCATCCAGGAGCACAGCTCCCCGCAGAAGGACCTCATCACCGACGGCTTCCTCGCGAAGAGCCAGTCGGAGGAACTCCCGGGCAAGGGCTCGCGCGTGCAGGTGCCGCGCGGCTTCAAGGACGTGACGGCGGAGGTGAACGCCGCCGTGCCGCAGGGCGCGGACGACCTCGCGCGCTACAAGGCCATCGACCGCAAGCAGAAGGAGCTGGTGGCCGAGTGTGAGAAGCGCCCCGCGACCCGCTGCCAGGTCGCGACGTTCGACGGCGGCGTGAACTACACGCTGGTGGACGCGGTGGAGCTGCAGGACGTGCGCCTGGTCTACGCGCCGCCGCGCGCCGTGGGCGAGTACGGCGGGGAAGAGGACAACTGGATGTGGCCCCGCCACACCGGCGACTTCGCCATCATCCGCGCGTACACCGCGCCGGACGGCGCCTCCGCCGCGTACAGCGACAAGAACGTGCCCTACAAGGCGGAGTTCTTCTTCCCGCTGTCCACCGAGGGCGTGAAGCCCGGCGACTTCGTGATGGTGCTGGGCTACCCGGGCACGACGTTCCGCACGCTGCTGGCGGACGAGATGGCGGAGCGCCAGGCGCGCTACTACCCGCGCATCCGCGACGTGCTGGGCGAGGCCATCCGCATCCTGGAGGCGGAAGGGGAGAAGGACCCGGCCGGGAAGATCGCCGTGGCCTCGCAGCTCAAGGGCCTGCACAACGTCTACAAGAACGCGGGCGGGCAGCTGGCGGGCCTCAAGCGCGGCCACATCGTGGAGAAGCAGCGCGACGCGGAAGCCGGCACCGTCGCGTGGGCGCAGAAGGACAGCGCGAAGTGGGGCGACGCCCTCAAGGCCCGCGAGGCGCTGCTCGCGGAGCAGAAGGAGGCCTCCAAGACTTTCGACCGCGAGTTCCTCCTGGCCATGGCCGGCCGCCTGGCGCGTGGGCCCGCCCTGGCCGCGACGGTGTCCCGGCTGGCCACGGAGCGCGCGAAGCCGGACCTGGAGCGCCGCCCGGAGTACATGGACCGCGAGGTGCCGCGCATCAAGGACCGCCTGGAGCGCGAGCAGAAGAACCTCTTCCTCGCCGCGGACAAGGCGCTCTTGCACGCGTTCGTGAAGCGCGCGCAGGCGCTCCCGCAGGACGCGCGCATCACCTCCGTGGACGCCGTCTTCGGCAAGACGTACTCGGAGAAGGACGTCACCGCGAAGATCGACTCGCTCTACGCGGGCACCAAGGTGCTGAACCAGGCCGAGCGCCTTAAGATGGCGGACGAGTCCGTGGGACAGCTCGTCGCGCGCCGCGACCCGCTGCTCGCGTTCGGCATGGAGCTGGCGAAGGAGCAGGCCGCGCTGGACGACACGCGCGACCGGCGCCAGGGCGCGTCCTCGCGGCTGCGGCCGGCGTGGCGCAAGGCGGTGATGGCGCAGGCGGGCAAGCCCATTGCCCCGGACGCCAACAGCACGCTGCGCGTGTCGTTCGCCAAGGTGCAGGGCTACACGCCGCGCGACGGCGCGCTGTACCTGCCGCAGACGACGCTGACGGGCATGCTCCAGAAGCACACGGGTGAGGAGCCCTTCAACGCGCCCCAGAAGGTGCGCGCCGCCGCGGAGGCGAAGAAGTTCGGGCCGTGGGTGGACCCGCGGCTGAAGGACGTGCCGGTGGACTTCCTGGCGGACGCGGACACCACGGGCGGCAACTCCGGCAGCCCCACGGTGAACGGCAAGGGGCAGCTCGTCGGCGTGAACTTCGACCGCGTGTGGGAGAACGTCGCGAACGACTTCGGCTACAATCCGGACGTGGCCCGGAACGTCAACGTGGACGTGCGCTACCTCCTCTGGAACCTGGATCAGGTCGAGGACGCGGACGCGCTCCTGCGCGAGCTCAACATCCGCAAGGGCAAGCCGGTGGCCAAGGAGGCGCGCTGACATGTCGGACGCGGGAGCGAGACCCCGGCCTCTTCCCACCTTCCGCCCCGATGAGCGGGTGTGCGGCAACTGCAAGCTCTGGAGTCCGCACTCCGAGGATCACCGTGGATGGGTGGGGCCGTGCCGCGTGTACACCTCGCGCGGCCTGTTCCCGCCCTCCGCGCCCATCTGTGACAAGTACGCGCCCCGGGGCTCGGCGGCCCCGGCGCCCGTCGTTTCGAGCACGCGAACCCGCACCGCGCGGAGCGTGGCGCCCGTGGTGGTGCGCCACCGCGCGGATCCGCAGCAAGTGGTGGACCTGGAAGGGCTGAACATGACGCGCGAAGAGCTGATGGACATCTTCCGGGAGGCGGCGGGCCTCAGTGAGCCGCCGCTCGCGGGCAAGTGGGAGGGCGGCACGGTGCGGCTGGTGCCGGGCAACCCGGAGCTCCAGGCGAAGGACCTGCCCATCGACAACCTGTTCCACAAGGTCACGATGGTGCGCGACCGCATCCGCGTGCTGGAGCAGAAGCTCAACGCCCACCCCAAGCTGACGGAGGCGGAGAAGGCGGAGATGCAGGGCTACATCACCCGCGTCTACGGCTCGCTCACCAGCTTCAACCTCCTCTTCAAGGAGAAGGGCGACCAGTTCGTCGGCAGCAAGGGCGACGAGTAGAAGTCCCGTGCCTCACGGCCGCTGGCCGCGCTCCTCCATCACGGTGAGGGCGCGCTGGCGGCCGCGGTGCAGGGCGCTCTTCACGGTGCCCTCGGGGATGCGCAGGAGCCGGGCGATTTCCGCGGAGCCCAGGCCGCGCACCTCGCGCAGGTAGAGCACCTGCCGCTGCTGGGGGTTCACCTCCTCCAGCGCTTCGTGGAAGTGGCGCTGCATCTGCGCGCCCATGGCGTGGGCCTCCGGCGACACGGTCTCCTGGGGCGCGTGCGTCAGCCGCTCCCGGCGGCGGCGTGCGCGCAGCCAGTTGATGCTGCTGTTGACCATCACCCGGTGCAGCCAGGTGGTCCACGTCGCCCGCCCGTCCATGCCCGGGGGCTGTCGCGACAGGCGCAGGAAGACGTCCTGCACCACGTCCTCCGCGTCGTCGGTGTCCCCCACGATGCGCCGGGCAATGGCCAGCGCTCGGGGACGGTGCTGGGCGTACAAGTCATCCAGGGTGGGAAAGGCGAGGACGGCGGCGTGCGGGCCCATGGCGGACGGTCTCCTGTGTCTTCCCCTGGAACGAACGGGCGCGGGAAAGGGTCTATGGCCCTGGAGGGCATGCGACCGCGGGGCCGTGTTTCCGCGTGGACAGCCGGTGCGCACCTTCCGGGCCAGGGGGACGGCGCGATGGCCCAACTGGCCGACTACGGACGCAGGAGGCCGTTCATGCCCCGGCGCCGGGCGGGCAACGGCGTCGTGGACCTGCTCCTGGGACGTCCGCTCACCAACGCCCAGGCGATGCAGGAGAAGACGGGCGTCCTCACCGGCGTGGCGCTGCTGGGGCTGGACGCGCTGTCCTCCGCCGCGTACGGCCCGGAGGCCGCGCTCACCGTGCTGCGCCCGCTGGGGGCGGCCGGGCTGTGGCTGCTCTTCCCCATCACGGTCGCCATCGTGGGGCTCTTGATGATCGTCGCGGGCTCGTACGCGCAGACCATCGCCGCGTACCCCAGCGGTGGCGGCGCGTACACGGTGGCGAAGCAGAACCTGGGGCGCGGCGCGGGGCTGCTCGCGGCGACGGCGCTGATGCTGGACTACCTGCTCAACGTGGCCGTGGGCATCTCCGCCGGCACCGGCGCGCTGGTGTCCGCCATTCCCGCGCTGCGGCCCCACACGCTGCCCATCACCCTGGGCCTGCTGGCGCTGCTCACCCTGGTGAACCTGCGCGGCATCAGCGAGGCGGGCGCCGTGTTCGTCGTGCCCACCTGGTTCTTCATCACGTCGCTGGGCGTGGTCCTGGGTGTGGGCCTCTTCAAGCTGGCCACCGGGGACGCGACGCCCGTGCAGGCGCCGCCGCCCATGGCGGTCCCCACCGCGTCCCTGGGCGCGTGGTTGATCATCCGCGCCTTCGCCAGCGGGTGCACGGCGATGACGGGCGTGGAGGCCATCAGCAACGCCGTGCCCATCTTCCGCGACCCCACCATCCGCCGCGCGCGAGCCACGCTGGGCATCATCGTCGGCATCCTGGTGACGATGCTGCTGGGCATCGCGCTCCTGTGCCGGGCGTACGGCGTGGGCGCGACGGACCCCGACGGCGCGAACTACCAGACGGTGCTGTCGCAGCTCATCGCGGCGGTGATGGGGCGCGGCGCCTTCTACTACGTGGCCATGGCCGCCATCCTCTGCGTGCTCGCGCTGTCCGCGAACACCAGCTACGCGGGCTTCCCCCTGGTGTGCCAGGTGCTCGCACGTGAGCGCTACCTGCCCCCGGGCTTCGCCCACCGGGGCCGCCGCCTGGCCCTGTCGCGCGGCATCCTCACGCTGTCCGCGCTGGCGGCCGTGCTGCTCATCGTGTGCAAGGGCATCACCGACCGGCTGATTCCCCTGTTCGCCATTGGCGCGCTGATGGCCTTCACGCTGTCGCAGGCGGGCATGGTGGTGCACTGGAACCGGCACCGGGGGGAGGAGGGCTGGCGGTGGCGCCGCGTCCTCAACGGCGCGGGCGCGGTGATGACGGCGCTCACGCTGTGCATCGTGGGCGTGTCCAAGTTCATGCACGGCGGCTGGGCCGCGTTCGTCATCGTGCCCGTGGGCCTGCTGCTGCTGTCGCGCGTCCACGCCGCGTACACGCGCACGCGGCAGGCGACGGAGCTGAAGCGGCCGGTGCGCGTCACACCTGGAGCGCCGCTCGTCTCCGTGGTGCCGGTGGACCGCTGGTCCCACGCGTCGGAGACGGCGCTGCGCTTCGCGCTGGAGTTGAGCGACGACGTGCGCGCGGTGCACATCTGCAGCGGCGACGACGACGAGGCGGCGCTGGACGCGCAGTGGCAGCACTTCGTCCAGGGCCCGCTCCTGGAAGCCGGACGCAGGCCGCCGCCGCTCGTGCACGTGGGCTCGCCGTACCGCGCGCTGGTGTGGCCACTCCTGGACTACCTGGACGCGCTGCTCGCGGAGGTGCCGGGCCGCACCGTGGCCATCGTGATGCCGGAGCTGCTGGAGAAGCGCTGGTACCGGGCCATGCTCTACGGCCGCCGCTCGGAGCTGCTGCGCAGCGCGCTGCTCCTGTCGGGCGAGCGGCGCCTGGTGGTGGTCAGCGTGCCCTGGTACCTGCGCACGGACGCGCACCCGTTGCCGCACTCGGCCTGGGGCGACCCCGCCCACCCGGGGAACGGGTAGGGCGGGGCGGCGCGGGAGCTACTCCTGCTCGTCCTGCTTCGTCAGGCCCCAGTCCTTCAGGCGCTTGAAGAGGGTGGAGCGCGCGAGCCCCAGCTCGCGGGCCACGCGCTCGCGGTTGTTGTTGAAGCGGCGCAGTGCGGTCTCGATGATCTGCCGCTCCAGCTTCTCCAGCATCTGCTCCAGCGTCATGCCCGGCGGAAGCTCCGGCACGGTGATGCCCGTCTCGCGGTTGACCTCCTGGTCGAAGGACAGGTCGCTGCCGTCGATGGACGGGCCCTTGCGCAGGAGCAGCGCGCGGTGCACCACGTTGCGCAGCTCGCGGATGTTGCCCGGCCAGGCGTGCTGCTGGAGCCGCTCCAGCGCGGCCGGGGTGAAGCGCACCGTCTGCCCGCGCGGGGCGAACGCGCGCACGAAGTGCTCCGCCAGCGCCACCACGTCCCCGCGGCGGTTGCGCAGGGGCGGCAGGTGCAGCGGCACGACGCACAGGCGGTAGTAGAGGTCCTCGCGGAAGCGGCCCTCGCGCGCCGCCGCCAGCAGGTCGCGGTTGGTGGCGGCCACCACGCGCACGTCCACGTGCAGGGGGCGGCTTGCGCCCACGCGCTTGATTTCACCGCTCTCCAGCGCGCGCAGCAGCTTCGCCTGGAGGTCCAGCGGCAGCTCGCCAATCTCGTCCAGGAACAGCGTGCCGCCGTCCGCCTCCTCGAAGGCGCCCTTGCGCGCGCCCACGGAGCCGGTGAACGCGCCCTTCTCGTGGCCGAACAGCTCGCTTTCAATCAGCTCCTTGGAGATGGCGGCGCAGTTGACCGGGATGAGCGGCCGGTTCGCGCGCGGCGAGCACGCGTGCAGCGCGTTCGCCACCAGCTCCTTGCCCGTGCCGGACTCGCCCAGGATGGTGACGGCCGCCGTGGACGGGGCCACGCGTTGAATCAGGTCCGTCAACTGCCGCACCGACGGGTCGCTGCCGAGGATGCCGTGGAAGGCCTGCGCCTCCTTCTTCGCGGCGGGCACGGCCTCCAGGATGAGCTCCGCCTCGCCCACGCGCAGCGACGTGGGCAGCGTCACCTCGGCCTCGAAGAGTCGCACCGGGCCCAGCCACGTGCCGTTGGTGGAGC
This window encodes:
- a CDS encoding MBL fold metallo-hydrolase; this encodes MPTPYVRQLKLGPMDNFVYLVGPQDGPEVLVVDPAWDVPAIEAAVAKDGKRLVGAFVSHCHGDHINGLEELLSRHDVPVYAQAEEVAFSSQLRGLGGDALRPLKAGDPVPVGARTFQALHTPGHTPGSHCLLAEDALVSGDTVFINGCGRCDFPGGNPEDMYRSLSQVLAKVPDSARLFPGHDYADVPVAQMEAIRQKNPYFGFPDMASFVAFRMRPRK
- a CDS encoding M50 family metallopeptidase encodes the protein MRTASGATLDFGRLALLLVLMGASWYFWYSPVLWPVKVLVVMMHETGHALATLLVGGSVDRVHLQVNEGGSCFSRLPPGVFNRILVSSAGYLGSAVAGAGLMLATFRFRLGRAVMGAASVWLAVMGFFYAGDLFTLAFCLGMALAMGLGARFLPTGLVDALNLFLAAFTALYVIFDLRDDLWNSAVRAQSDAAILASETWVPSIVWAALWTLLSLALLGVSAYWALHAKPAGGVKMPPMARARRV
- a CDS encoding S46 family peptidase — its product is MKKTLLLLSLVAAPAFAGEGKWTPQQVLELSPAWLKAQGLQLPPNKLWDPKRGTGLLAGTVNTGGCSGSFISASGLIITNHHCAFSIIQEHSSPQKDLITDGFLAKSQSEELPGKGSRVQVPRGFKDVTAEVNAAVPQGADDLARYKAIDRKQKELVAECEKRPATRCQVATFDGGVNYTLVDAVELQDVRLVYAPPRAVGEYGGEEDNWMWPRHTGDFAIIRAYTAPDGASAAYSDKNVPYKAEFFFPLSTEGVKPGDFVMVLGYPGTTFRTLLADEMAERQARYYPRIRDVLGEAIRILEAEGEKDPAGKIAVASQLKGLHNVYKNAGGQLAGLKRGHIVEKQRDAEAGTVAWAQKDSAKWGDALKAREALLAEQKEASKTFDREFLLAMAGRLARGPALAATVSRLATERAKPDLERRPEYMDREVPRIKDRLEREQKNLFLAADKALLHAFVKRAQALPQDARITSVDAVFGKTYSEKDVTAKIDSLYAGTKVLNQAERLKMADESVGQLVARRDPLLAFGMELAKEQAALDDTRDRRQGASSRLRPAWRKAVMAQAGKPIAPDANSTLRVSFAKVQGYTPRDGALYLPQTTLTGMLQKHTGEEPFNAPQKVRAAAEAKKFGPWVDPRLKDVPVDFLADADTTGGNSGSPTVNGKGQLVGVNFDRVWENVANDFGYNPDVARNVNVDVRYLLWNLDQVEDADALLRELNIRKGKPVAKEAR
- a CDS encoding RNA polymerase sigma factor; this encodes MGPHAAVLAFPTLDDLYAQHRPRALAIARRIVGDTDDAEDVVQDVFLRLSRQPPGMDGRATWTTWLHRVMVNSSINWLRARRRRERLTHAPQETVSPEAHAMGAQMQRHFHEALEEVNPQQRQVLYLREVRGLGSAEIARLLRIPEGTVKSALHRGRQRALTVMEERGQRP
- a CDS encoding APC family permease; this encodes MPRRRAGNGVVDLLLGRPLTNAQAMQEKTGVLTGVALLGLDALSSAAYGPEAALTVLRPLGAAGLWLLFPITVAIVGLLMIVAGSYAQTIAAYPSGGGAYTVAKQNLGRGAGLLAATALMLDYLLNVAVGISAGTGALVSAIPALRPHTLPITLGLLALLTLVNLRGISEAGAVFVVPTWFFITSLGVVLGVGLFKLATGDATPVQAPPPMAVPTASLGAWLIIRAFASGCTAMTGVEAISNAVPIFRDPTIRRARATLGIIVGILVTMLLGIALLCRAYGVGATDPDGANYQTVLSQLIAAVMGRGAFYYVAMAAILCVLALSANTSYAGFPLVCQVLARERYLPPGFAHRGRRLALSRGILTLSALAAVLLIVCKGITDRLIPLFAIGALMAFTLSQAGMVVHWNRHRGEEGWRWRRVLNGAGAVMTALTLCIVGVSKFMHGGWAAFVIVPVGLLLLSRVHAAYTRTRQATELKRPVRVTPGAPLVSVVPVDRWSHASETALRFALELSDDVRAVHICSGDDDEAALDAQWQHFVQGPLLEAGRRPPPLVHVGSPYRALVWPLLDYLDALLAEVPGRTVAIVMPELLEKRWYRAMLYGRRSELLRSALLLSGERRLVVVSVPWYLRTDAHPLPHSAWGDPAHPGNG
- a CDS encoding sigma 54-interacting transcriptional regulator, with product MPELVFFRRGEEVLRVAVDRARVVLGRGDSSDVAIPDPEVSRQQVALLWDGQKCRVEDLSGKGTKVAGALVERGDLPDGADIELGQWRAVFRQHGASGDADAATEAGNSTSVQGRDAQRWQPAQLRVKQGGTEAVHRLTGDSFTVGKDAGNDLVLQDRFISGRHLKVTRKDGVFHVVDLRSTNGTWLGPVRLFEAEVTLPTSLRVGEAELILEAVPAAKKEAQAFHGILGSDPSVRQLTDLIQRVAPSTAAVTILGESGTGKELVANALHACSPRANRPLIPVNCAAISKELIESELFGHEKGAFTGSVGARKGAFEEADGGTLFLDEIGELPLDLQAKLLRALESGEIKRVGASRPLHVDVRVVAATNRDLLAAAREGRFREDLYYRLCVVPLHLPPLRNRRGDVVALAEHFVRAFAPRGQTVRFTPAALERLQQHAWPGNIRELRNVVHRALLLRKGPSIDGSDLSFDQEVNRETGITVPELPPGMTLEQMLEKLERQIIETALRRFNNNRERVARELGLARSTLFKRLKDWGLTKQDEQE